A window of Bradyrhizobium sp. AZCC 1610 contains these coding sequences:
- a CDS encoding antitoxin MazE family protein, whose translation MATASRPKPGRTKVREHRERLRAQGLRPIQIWVPDVRSSSFRKQAHRQSLAVAASSHARDDQAFIDDVSDLDDE comes from the coding sequence ATGGCGACGGCGTCAAGGCCCAAGCCTGGCCGGACGAAGGTCCGGGAACATCGTGAGAGGTTGCGGGCACAGGGCTTGCGGCCTATCCAGATTTGGGTGCCCGATGTGCGGTCTTCATCCTTCCGCAAGCAGGCCCATCGTCAGTCACTTGCTGTTGCGGCCAGCAGCCATGCCCGCGACGATCAGGCTTTCATCGACGACGTGTCCGATCTGGACGATGAATGA
- a CDS encoding tyrosine-type recombinase/integrase codes for MCSSRLHERSRHPWNKGRIVGQKRPLKPKEVWTIRVRLQLEQRKRDLAMFNLAIDSKLRGCDLVRIGLDDVCIGGRVRDRATVIQKKTGRPVQFEITDQTRIAIQAWIDVLQLKTGKYLFPSRLIGREHLSIRQYARLVRSWIDRAGLEVGSYGTHSLRRTKPALIYKKTGNLRAVQLLLGHSKLESTVRYLGIEVDDALSISEQLEL; via the coding sequence ATGTGTTCAAGCCGCCTTCACGAACGTTCTCGCCACCCCTGGAATAAGGGCAGGATTGTCGGTCAAAAGCGGCCCTTGAAGCCGAAAGAGGTCTGGACGATTCGTGTCCGGTTACAGCTGGAGCAGCGCAAGCGCGATCTCGCGATGTTCAATCTGGCGATCGACAGCAAGCTGCGGGGATGTGATCTCGTCCGAATAGGTCTGGATGACGTCTGCATCGGAGGGCGCGTGCGGGACCGAGCGACAGTGATCCAGAAGAAAACTGGCCGGCCGGTCCAATTCGAAATCACCGACCAGACTCGGATAGCCATTCAAGCGTGGATCGACGTTTTGCAGCTCAAGACAGGGAAATACCTCTTCCCAAGCCGACTGATCGGAAGAGAGCATCTGTCGATCAGACAGTATGCACGGCTGGTGAGGTCCTGGATCGACCGTGCGGGGTTGGAGGTCGGCAGCTATGGCACCCATTCGCTCAGACGAACCAAGCCAGCACTGATTTACAAGAAGACCGGCAACCTAAGGGCGGTACAGCTATTGCTTGGCCATAGTAAGCTTGAGAGCACGGTTCGTTATCTCGGCATCGAAGTTGATGATGCGCTTTCGATCTCGGAGCAACTCGAATTATGA
- a CDS encoding phosphatase PAP2 family protein — MFVAVLLFGFAFIALEVTEGEPIAFDRWLMVAFRHASDLSRPIGPPWLLDVVRDITALGSTAVLALLVTVVTTFLFAIGKRHAGLFVLTTVLSGAILNTLLKLAIARARPDLVAQLTQVSTLSFPSGHAAISAVCYLTLGLMLAQTQASRSVRIHLIMTAAILTLLVGVSRIYLGVHYPSDVLAGWCFGTSWALICQMLMSYFQRTGRIEQPSD, encoded by the coding sequence TTGTTCGTCGCCGTTCTTCTATTCGGTTTTGCGTTCATCGCACTGGAAGTGACCGAAGGAGAGCCTATCGCGTTTGACCGTTGGTTGATGGTCGCCTTTCGCCATGCGTCCGACCTGTCGCGGCCAATCGGGCCGCCATGGTTGCTTGACGTTGTGCGAGACATCACCGCACTGGGCAGTACCGCGGTACTTGCACTGCTGGTCACGGTTGTGACCACGTTCCTTTTTGCCATAGGCAAACGTCACGCCGGTTTGTTCGTCCTGACGACGGTCCTGAGCGGCGCCATTCTCAATACCCTTCTCAAGCTTGCCATTGCGCGAGCGCGCCCCGATCTCGTCGCTCAACTCACTCAGGTCTCTACGCTGAGCTTTCCGAGCGGGCACGCAGCGATTTCGGCTGTCTGCTATCTGACGCTCGGCTTGATGCTTGCTCAAACGCAAGCTTCCCGCTCTGTTCGCATCCATCTTATAATGACTGCCGCGATCCTTACTCTGCTGGTCGGAGTCAGCCGCATATATCTCGGAGTTCATTATCCGAGCGATGTGTTGGCGGGCTGGTGCTTCGGCACTTCGTGGGCGCTAATTTGCCAGATGCTCATGTCGTATTTTCAGCGCACCGGAAGGATCGAGCAGCCGAGCGACTAG
- the msrA gene encoding peptide-methionine (S)-S-oxide reductase MsrA gives MTVSTERAVLAGGCFWGMQDLIRRYPGVISTRVGYTGGEVPNATYRNHGNHAEAIEITFDPQTISYRRLLEFFFQIHDPSTLNRQGNDRGASYRSAIFYTSDAQKRIAEDAIADVEASGLWPGKVVTEVAPAGPFWEAEPEHQDYLEKYPDGYTCHFIRPEWTLPRRAEKAATGASGVSAA, from the coding sequence ATGACGGTTTCGACGGAACGCGCAGTCCTGGCCGGCGGCTGCTTCTGGGGCATGCAGGATCTGATACGCCGCTATCCCGGCGTGATTTCGACCAGGGTCGGCTACACCGGCGGCGAGGTGCCAAATGCGACCTATCGCAACCACGGCAATCACGCCGAGGCCATTGAGATCACCTTCGATCCGCAGACCATCAGCTATCGCAGGCTGCTGGAGTTCTTTTTCCAGATCCATGATCCCTCGACGCTGAACCGCCAGGGCAACGACCGCGGCGCGAGCTACCGGTCGGCCATCTTCTATACCAGCGACGCGCAGAAGCGGATCGCTGAAGACGCCATCGCCGATGTCGAAGCTTCCGGCCTTTGGCCGGGCAAGGTTGTCACCGAGGTGGCCCCTGCCGGACCGTTCTGGGAGGCCGAGCCCGAGCATCAGGATTATCTGGAAAAATATCCTGACGGCTACACCTGTCACTTCATTCGGCCGGAATGGACACTGCCACGTCGAGCGGAGAAAGCTGCAACAGGAGCGAGCGGAGTTTCGGCCGCGTGA
- a CDS encoding metallophosphoesterase family protein: protein MVLRIGVISDTHGILRPEAEQRLAGVAHIIHAGDIGRPEVIDRLRQIAPVIAIRGNVDNGPWAKNYPDTETVRLGDHAIYILHDIHDLQLDPAACGINVVISGHSHQPLIETTGGVLYLNPGSAGPRRFNLPITLATLDLSASGPRALLHHLIGGSG, encoded by the coding sequence ATCGTGCTTAGAATCGGGGTCATCTCGGATACACACGGGATCCTGCGTCCCGAAGCCGAGCAACGGCTGGCCGGGGTGGCCCATATCATCCATGCCGGCGACATCGGCCGCCCTGAGGTCATCGACAGACTCCGCCAGATTGCGCCTGTTATCGCCATTAGGGGGAACGTCGACAATGGGCCGTGGGCGAAAAATTATCCTGATACAGAGACGGTCAGGCTTGGCGACCACGCGATCTATATCCTTCATGACATCCACGACCTGCAACTCGATCCGGCGGCATGTGGGATCAACGTGGTTATTTCCGGCCATTCACATCAGCCGCTGATTGAGACCACGGGTGGGGTGCTCTATCTCAATCCTGGAAGTGCTGGGCCACGCCGTTTCAACCTGCCTATCACGCTGGCGACGTTGGATTTGAGCGCAAGCGGTCCCAGGGCACTGCTTCATCATTTAATCGGCGGTAGTGGATAA
- the phaC gene encoding class I poly(R)-hydroxyalkanoic acid synthase: MNRPFNMPDEFVEAFMKAGASLWQTLGWVPNADRDGTKCGSAPSGRIAELQTDHLTRLHQLTEQVIKSAAGVQTEVAIEPARGDRRFNGTEWRDNPLYSLLKQCYLLNSRYCTDFVEALDLDEKEKHRLRFFTRQLVEAMSPTNFLATNPDVIKLATDTEGQSLKAGLDNLMSDLGRGSLTITDEGAFEVGKDVAASRGAVVFENDLFQLIQYEPATEQVAVRPLLIVPPCINKFYILDLQPANSFVRFAVEHGMTVFIVSWRNPDASCGHLGWDDYVEHGAMRAIEIARSISGADKVNVVGWCVGGTILSSALAILRTRGDESVASVTLLTTMLDFREPGDLGVFVDEESVRQREQTIGNGGIYRGSELGFVFQTLRSKELIWPNVINNYLKGKSPERFDLLFWNADVTNLPGPMYCWYIRNMYLENNLREPNRLTMCNTSVDLGRVDLPAYVLATVEDHIVPWRSAYRTTGLFGGDTRFVLGASGHIAGVINPASKNKRSYWVSTDRCDDPATWLASADEKPGSWWNDWIAWLKPRAEEQLPARTQLGSNLYPRGEAAPGRYVKAKAS; this comes from the coding sequence ATGAATCGGCCATTCAATATGCCTGACGAATTTGTCGAAGCGTTCATGAAGGCAGGCGCGAGCCTGTGGCAGACGCTGGGGTGGGTGCCGAATGCCGATCGTGACGGTACGAAGTGCGGCTCAGCCCCGTCGGGGCGCATCGCCGAATTGCAGACCGACCATCTGACGCGTTTGCACCAACTCACGGAACAGGTCATCAAATCCGCTGCAGGTGTGCAAACTGAAGTGGCCATCGAACCTGCGCGCGGTGATCGGAGGTTCAACGGCACGGAGTGGCGGGACAATCCGCTCTATAGTCTGCTGAAGCAATGCTATCTGCTGAATTCGCGCTATTGCACTGACTTCGTCGAAGCGCTGGATCTGGACGAAAAGGAAAAACATCGGCTGCGTTTCTTCACGCGCCAACTCGTCGAGGCGATGAGTCCGACCAATTTTCTCGCCACCAATCCCGACGTAATCAAGCTTGCGACAGACACCGAAGGCCAAAGCCTCAAGGCGGGCCTGGACAACCTGATGTCGGATCTGGGCAGGGGCAGTCTGACGATCACGGACGAGGGCGCTTTCGAGGTCGGAAAGGACGTCGCGGCATCCAGGGGCGCGGTCGTCTTCGAGAATGATCTGTTTCAACTGATTCAATATGAACCGGCGACGGAGCAGGTGGCTGTTCGGCCTCTGCTGATCGTACCGCCCTGCATCAACAAGTTCTACATTCTCGACCTTCAGCCGGCCAATTCCTTCGTCCGGTTTGCGGTCGAGCACGGCATGACGGTCTTCATCGTTTCCTGGCGCAACCCGGATGCCTCTTGCGGACATCTTGGATGGGATGATTACGTCGAGCATGGCGCAATGCGCGCCATCGAGATCGCCCGGTCGATCTCCGGCGCCGACAAGGTCAACGTCGTCGGCTGGTGCGTCGGGGGAACCATCCTGTCGTCTGCGCTCGCTATCCTGCGGACGCGAGGCGACGAATCGGTCGCCAGTGTGACTCTGTTGACGACCATGCTAGATTTCCGCGAACCGGGTGATCTCGGCGTATTCGTGGACGAGGAGAGCGTGCGACAGCGTGAGCAGACCATTGGGAATGGAGGCATCTACCGCGGCTCCGAACTCGGCTTCGTCTTCCAGACCCTGCGCTCGAAAGAGCTGATATGGCCGAACGTGATCAATAATTACCTGAAAGGAAAATCACCCGAGCGTTTCGATCTCTTGTTCTGGAATGCCGACGTAACCAACCTGCCGGGACCGATGTATTGCTGGTACATCAGGAACATGTACCTGGAGAACAATCTCCGGGAACCTAACAGGTTGACGATGTGCAACACGTCAGTCGATTTGGGGCGGGTCGACCTGCCGGCCTATGTTCTGGCGACTGTCGAGGACCACATCGTGCCGTGGCGGTCCGCCTATCGGACAACGGGCCTATTCGGCGGCGACACTCGCTTTGTTCTCGGCGCGAGCGGACATATCGCCGGTGTGATCAATCCCGCGTCGAAGAACAAGCGAAGCTATTGGGTGTCGACCGATCGATGCGACGACCCGGCGACCTGGCTGGCGAGCGCTGATGAAAAGCCCGGCAGCTGGTGGAATGATTGGATTGCCTGGCTCAAGCCTCGGGCGGAAGAGCAACTACCGGCGCGCACGCAACTTGGCAGCAACCTCTATCCTCGCGGTGAAGCCGCGCCCGGGCGATACGTGAAAGCGAAGGCGAGTTGA
- a CDS encoding sigma-54-dependent transcriptional regulator, which translates to MDDDQSIRVIYVEDDDDVRIGGVQALELAGFSVSGFVSVEAADCAVRSDRQFVVVCDVRLRGKSGLEWLSDLRRLDQDLPVILITGHGDISMAVQAMRNGAYDFIEKPCSSEQLVSVVRRAAEKRRLTLEVRSLRTALADRQGIEANLLGRSPQIQEVRRLVSTLAATNVDVTIYGETGTGKDVVARCLHNHSGRRGGHYVPVNCGGLPESLVESELFGHEVGAFTGATRQRIGKIEYANGGTLFLDEIESMPLSVQVKLLRALQDRLIERVGSNKPVSVDCRVVAASKTNLLELSEKKVFRADLYYRLGVAFIELPPLRERREDIPLLFEHFTLDAARRFERDAPILDERTLSVLLAYSWPGNVRELRNVADRFVLGVLDGKTINKPGFGASDVSLPRQLENIERSIIEDALRRKQGDVQATAMLLGIPKQTLYDKIKRLSVNVDGIREGTTVRSGS; encoded by the coding sequence ATGGACGATGACCAATCAATTCGCGTGATCTACGTCGAGGACGACGACGATGTCCGAATCGGCGGCGTTCAGGCTCTCGAACTTGCGGGATTTTCCGTCTCGGGATTCGTCTCGGTCGAAGCCGCCGACTGCGCCGTTCGCTCCGACAGGCAATTTGTCGTTGTCTGCGACGTGCGCCTGCGCGGCAAGAGCGGCCTTGAATGGCTGTCGGATCTGCGCCGACTGGACCAGGATCTGCCGGTGATCCTGATCACCGGGCATGGCGATATTTCAATGGCCGTGCAGGCGATGCGGAACGGTGCTTACGACTTCATCGAGAAGCCATGCTCTTCAGAGCAACTTGTCTCGGTGGTGCGCAGGGCCGCCGAAAAGAGACGGCTGACCCTGGAAGTGCGCTCGCTGAGAACTGCGCTGGCGGACCGCCAGGGAATCGAGGCGAACCTGCTGGGCCGGTCGCCGCAGATACAGGAGGTCCGCAGGCTCGTATCCACATTGGCCGCAACTAATGTTGACGTCACGATCTATGGCGAAACCGGAACCGGCAAGGATGTCGTCGCGCGCTGCCTCCACAATCACAGCGGACGACGTGGCGGCCATTATGTCCCGGTGAACTGCGGCGGCCTCCCCGAATCGCTGGTGGAGAGCGAGTTGTTCGGCCATGAAGTGGGAGCGTTTACCGGCGCCACCCGTCAGCGTATCGGAAAGATCGAATACGCGAATGGCGGAACACTCTTTCTCGATGAGATCGAGAGCATGCCGCTGAGCGTACAGGTGAAGTTACTGAGGGCGCTGCAGGATCGATTGATCGAGCGCGTCGGCTCGAACAAGCCAGTTTCCGTGGATTGCCGTGTCGTCGCGGCGAGCAAGACGAATTTACTCGAACTCAGCGAAAAAAAGGTATTTCGCGCCGATCTCTATTATCGTCTGGGCGTCGCATTCATCGAACTGCCGCCACTTCGCGAGCGGCGTGAGGATATTCCCCTGCTGTTCGAGCACTTCACTTTGGATGCTGCCAGACGGTTCGAGCGCGACGCGCCGATATTGGACGAGCGGACACTGTCCGTCTTGCTGGCCTATTCGTGGCCGGGAAACGTGCGGGAGCTTCGCAACGTTGCCGATCGCTTCGTGCTCGGCGTGCTCGACGGCAAGACCATCAACAAGCCCGGGTTTGGCGCGTCGGATGTGTCGTTGCCTCGACAATTGGAGAACATCGAGCGATCGATCATCGAGGACGCGCTCCGGCGCAAGCAGGGCGACGTTCAGGCGACTGCAATGCTTTTGGGCATTCCGAAGCAGACGCTGTACGACAAGATCAAGCGCCTCTCCGTCAACGTTGACGGGATCAGGGAGGGCACAACTGTTCGCTCCGGTTCTTGA
- a CDS encoding sensor histidine kinase: MREWSSLVVGAPQFVLVHKMAELPSLTIKGSPEVTSVAPSSTRWLVRGAIAVALVVAASWLGYAVAFQRGLDHLRAAAQQRLAVEAARLDGHLSRFEYLPSLLETSPSVFRLLDAPSDPELRKTVSQYLKSINLLAGADNLYVLGVSGDTLAAADFEQPGTPVGQNLSYRPYMSEALSKGRGAFFGVGITSARAGYYLSYALKDGGETRGVATVKVNLDSFERAWRDIESQILLVDERRVTILASRDEWRYRPMAPLSLEMRDDISRSKPYGNHDLTPLGWTVVAQSEGGAARVTTESGTSYTVSELPINRGLWKLVLLDDESPTRQTALIIGAMSGLASVVALLAVGLVVQRRREIKQRLANQAALQAANDMLEIRVQERTAELRAAQDELVHAGKLAALGEMSAGMVHELNQPLAALQTAADNAILLVDRGSIGDARGNLTRIGELIRRLGRLTGQLRVFAYKSSSPLEAVSVEHAVAESLKILAERVKEGGVAVVTDLDANLCVAADQTRLEQLLCNIVANALDAVESVERKSILIRATREEEQTARCRIAISNSGPAIASDVLQRMFEPFVTTKPAGKGLGLGLMLSNHIARSFGGELRAQNLKPSGAEFVVLLPLADIPEAALHGR, translated from the coding sequence ATGCGTGAGTGGTCGTCTCTTGTGGTCGGCGCTCCTCAGTTTGTCCTGGTTCACAAGATGGCGGAGCTTCCATCCTTGACCATCAAGGGGAGTCCCGAAGTCACTTCGGTGGCACCCAGTTCGACGCGTTGGCTTGTGCGCGGAGCAATTGCAGTCGCACTAGTCGTGGCCGCTTCGTGGCTCGGATATGCAGTGGCTTTCCAGCGCGGACTGGACCATTTGCGCGCTGCCGCCCAGCAGCGGCTGGCCGTGGAAGCAGCCCGGCTCGACGGTCATCTTTCAAGATTTGAGTATCTGCCCTCCTTGCTTGAGACGTCCCCGAGCGTCTTCCGGCTGCTCGACGCGCCTAGCGATCCCGAGCTGCGGAAAACCGTCAGCCAGTACCTGAAATCGATCAATCTGCTTGCGGGAGCCGACAATCTCTACGTCCTCGGCGTCTCCGGCGATACGCTGGCCGCGGCTGATTTCGAGCAGCCGGGGACACCGGTTGGCCAAAACCTTTCATACCGCCCCTATATGAGCGAGGCTCTCTCGAAAGGTCGAGGGGCGTTCTTCGGTGTGGGCATTACCAGCGCGCGCGCCGGCTACTATCTCTCCTATGCCCTGAAGGACGGCGGGGAGACAAGGGGTGTTGCCACCGTCAAGGTCAACCTGGATTCGTTCGAGCGCGCGTGGCGCGACATTGAAAGCCAAATTCTCCTCGTCGACGAGCGTCGGGTCACCATACTCGCCTCCCGCGACGAGTGGCGCTATCGCCCGATGGCGCCGCTCTCGCTTGAAATGCGCGATGACATTTCGCGATCAAAACCTTACGGAAACCACGACTTGACGCCACTCGGATGGACTGTCGTCGCTCAGTCCGAGGGCGGCGCTGCACGTGTCACCACCGAGAGCGGAACTTCCTATACGGTCAGCGAGCTTCCGATCAACCGGGGCCTCTGGAAGCTTGTCCTTCTAGACGACGAGTCCCCGACGCGGCAGACCGCGCTCATCATCGGCGCGATGTCGGGTCTCGCCTCCGTCGTTGCCCTGCTGGCGGTTGGTCTCGTGGTGCAGCGCCGGAGAGAGATCAAGCAACGCCTGGCCAACCAGGCGGCGTTGCAGGCGGCGAACGACATGCTCGAGATCAGGGTGCAGGAACGAACCGCGGAACTGCGGGCCGCGCAAGATGAACTGGTCCATGCCGGCAAGCTGGCCGCCCTCGGCGAGATGTCGGCCGGAATGGTGCATGAATTGAACCAGCCGTTGGCTGCCCTGCAGACCGCTGCTGACAATGCGATCTTGCTCGTTGATCGTGGGTCGATCGGCGATGCCCGCGGAAATCTCACTCGAATTGGCGAATTGATACGCCGGCTCGGACGTTTGACCGGCCAGCTGCGCGTCTTCGCATACAAGTCAAGCAGCCCGCTTGAAGCGGTCTCTGTCGAACATGCCGTGGCTGAATCGCTCAAGATACTCGCCGAACGCGTCAAAGAAGGCGGGGTCGCCGTCGTGACAGACCTTGACGCGAATCTCTGCGTCGCTGCCGACCAAACGCGGCTTGAGCAGCTATTGTGCAACATTGTGGCGAATGCGCTGGACGCCGTGGAGAGCGTCGAGCGAAAGTCGATCCTGATCCGGGCGACCCGGGAGGAGGAGCAGACCGCCCGCTGCCGCATCGCCATCAGCAATAGCGGTCCCGCGATTGCGTCCGATGTTCTCCAGCGCATGTTCGAGCCTTTTGTGACGACCAAGCCTGCAGGAAAAGGGCTCGGCCTTGGCCTGATGCTGTCCAACCACATCGCGCGTTCCTTTGGTGGCGAATTGCGTGCGCAAAACCTTAAGCCGAGTGGCGCCGAATTTGTGGTGCTTCTTCCATTGGCTGACATACCAGAGGCGGCTTTGCATGGACGATGA